The genomic window GGACATGAAGCGGCGCATCCTGGTCGTCGAGGACGATGCCCACCTGGCCGACGGCCTGCGCATCAACCTCGAGCTCGAGGGCTACGAGCCGGTGCTCGCACCGAGCGCCGAGGAGGGCCGCGACGTGTGGCGGCGCGGCGGCATCGACCTGATCCTGCTCGACGTGATGCTGCCCGGCATGGACGGCTTCGCCTTCTGCCGCCTCGTGCGCGAGGAGGGCGACCGGGTGCCGATCCTCTTCCTCACCGCCCGCACCGCCGGCCAGGACCGCATCAAGGGTCTCGACGAGGGCGGCGACGACTACATCGCCAAGCCCTTCGAGCTGAATGAACTGCTCGCGCGCATCAAGTCGCTCTTCCGGCGGCAGGACTGGTTCCGCGGCCGCGAGGCGCCCCGGACCCTGCGCATCGGCCAGGCCGAGATCAACCTGCGCGGCTACCAGGCGGTCACGCCCGACGGCACGGTGACCCTCAAGGAGAAGGAGGTCATGATCCTGCGCCTGCTGAGCGAGCACGTGGGCGAGCCGGTCGACCGCGAGACCATCCTCGACCGGGTGTGGGGCTTCGGGGCCTATCCGACCACCCGCACCGTCGACAACTTCATCCTCTCCTTGCGCA from bacterium includes these protein-coding regions:
- a CDS encoding response regulator transcription factor, producing the protein MKRRILVVEDDAHLADGLRINLELEGYEPVLAPSAEEGRDVWRRGGIDLILLDVMLPGMDGFAFCRLVREEGDRVPILFLTARTAGQDRIKGLDEGGDDYIAKPFELNELLARIKSLFRRQDWFRGREAPRTLRIGQAEINLRGYQAVTPDGTVTLKEKEVMILRLLSEHVGEPVDRETILDRVWGFGAYPTTRTVDNFILSLRKIVERDPRKPEHLLTVHGVGYRLELEPGRDA